GTCTAGGACCTGCAGGTGCAGGCTAGACCCCCTGCGTGCCCCGACACGCGCGGAGTTAGTTAGTAGGCCCAGCAGGTTCCCCCAAGAAGAAAAGGTCTGATCGCGGCTGGCGCCAGGTCCCATGTCCCCTCGCTCGTCTCTGGGCCGgccgtgcccgcgccgccgccgccgccaccgccccccCGCGATGTGTGCTTGATGGTGGCTGCGAGACATGCGGCTGGTCGGTggccgcccgacgacgggtAGGTACGTGCTCGGTACTGTCCTGTACAAAGGAAGCTCGAGGTAAATAGTAACTTGGGACGTGCAAAAGGAGGCAGCATTAGGAGGCACATGGGCTCCATCGTGCGTTTTGATACGATGGCGGCTCGCATCGTGCGTGAAGCGGCAGACATGCATGCTTCCTTCCTACATCAACATATGTATGTACGATTCAATATCACAAACCCACAGTCGCGGTCCCCCCAACTCAGCAACCGCATGTAAGTCAATCGGGCACGATTCGGGATCGCACTGATCGCCCGATCCATCATGCAACATAACCAACCTGTAGAAACACATATGTTATCCAATGCGCACATACAcagcgcgcgcacacacgctCGGCAGTTGGTTTTATCCCCATCTTGAATCGTTGGGTATCAATCCAGCCACTTTTCCCTCTCCCCGgtcgatgtcgatgccgacaaACACGagagacgcgccgccgcgatgacCGGCACAAAGAGAGACACAGTCGCGCGCAGCAGTCTTGTAATCAACGCTATAAcgccagccgcggctggTACTTTTCGGCCCGTCTCTGACAGCTTAATAAGGCTACTAATTTGTTGGTACCTACTTAGTACCTAGTTAGTTATTACTTACTGCCTTTTAGTACCTTCTGCCTTCGAGGTGTCTCGGTCTCCACAGCGAGTTCTCATGTTTAATTTTTTATAATTTCTAATCTTGTTTTCCCCTCGGCACGGCGACTACGTCGCTCCAGACGTACACACAAAGTAAGTAGCGTCAATATGCCGTGTCACGACAGCTGCTGGGAACTGGGGTGCATCCGATGGCCGGCACAGCAGGGGGACCCGCATGGATCCGTTCATTACcaatcccgccgccgctgccgcgcggTGGATACTAGATCCATAGGTCCCTCCCTGTCGGTCTGTCGTCTCGAAGCACTGCCCACCAGACATCAGGGGGGGACACTGGGGGACGGGCAGGGGCCAGATCCTCTGCATGGCTCGCCTCATAATTTTGCATCCACTTGGTACTATTCTTTGCTATCTGCCCGGTCGAGTCTTTCCGGTCCGTCCAGAGCGGGAGTCGAGATGTTGGTCGAGGCCTCCATGTCGTTCTTGGCGTCATTGGAttatacacacacacacatcaGTGATACTTCGTAGTTATTTAACCAAAGACGGCCGCTACCCTAGACTCGGGGCGGTCGCAATGTGACGAAAATCGCATGTCCAACGATGAATGCCATCCAGTCAGTTCATTGTGACTGACATGATATAATTCCAAAAAAAGTAAAATTACATTGTACGACGTACGCCGTGAAGATGCCCGTGCTCGATCGATCCGACAGGTGTTGGTTGGGTTCCCGTCACCGATTTCTTCAAGTGGCACAACATATTGATCAAGTGAGTATGCCAACACAAAGTATTACCACCCAATACCAACGAACTTCCTGGGCGTGCACGCACATGCAAGTGGCCGTCTGCACGCAACTACAGACAGCCTGCGAATGAAAATAAAAAATGAACGAAAAACAGGTCACGTAATCAACCATTCATTTCACGGGTTCTTGTTTTCCATGCCATCACTTTCAATTTAATTTCAACGCTCTACAGCACCATTCTAAACTCCGGGTCGCGGTCGTCGCCCAAGCCCGCAAACTCGTCGTACCGGCCGCGCTTCTTGTCCCGATTGATCTTGACGCACCACAAGACGTTGAGCGCCACGCTACAGCACGAAAACGAAGAAACGCAAAAAACCGTCAGCGACAAGGTCTCATAGTCACGCGGCGCCGTGCAAAAGGGGGACAGACGCGAAAAAgggggtggtgatggtggaggggcgggacgggacgggatgCTCACGCGACCCAGGCATAGCACAGCAGGCCCAGGATGATGGTGTGACCCTTGTGGTAGTACGGTCCTTCTTTGGCGGGATACACAAACGCTGTGAACACAGTCTGCCGTCAGCTGGATAGGGCCAAGGGGTGAccggaggggggggaagggagggcATCAAATCGAATCAAATCACGGTCCAGCTCAACTCActggcgacgaagccgccgcagttggccacggccagctgcagcgccgacgtggtGGCGCGCTTGTAGTGGCCGGCCGAGTTGTTCGAGTTCCAGACGAgcacgcacggcacggcCGCGTACAGCCCAATGGCCATGAGGCACGTCATGGcgaagcgcggcgacgcggccgtgacgttggcgatgacggcgtagcccacgatggcgacgggcagcaCCAAGAGCATGAGCGACCCGCGCCGCTTGAGCCGGTCCGAGAGGAACGCAACGAGCACTGAAGAACGGGTCAGCCGAGGATAGAATGTGAAGTCTCGTCAAAGGAGTAATCTGGGGAGGGACACACCCGTCACCGGCGTGGCCACGGCGTAAGGGATCACCGTCCACAGCTGCGTCTCGTTGGCGTTGTTGGCAATGTGCATGTCATTGACAATGGTCGGCAGCTGCACccggtcagtcagtccctCCTACGAACCGACACCGACAACAAAGGGAAGGGGCTTCGCTCACAAAGAGTCCAAACGAGTACAGCCCCGATAGGATGGCAAAGtaggccgtcgacgacagccaTACCTGGACGTTGaagacgccgcggcggaccTCGCTCCACTGAAAACGCTCTTctcgctcgcgcgcgagacTACGAAGCATAGTGTTAGTGAGCTGTTTCTTCGCGCTGtgggtggcgacgacgtacTCGAACCGGTCGTCTCCGTTGCCGGCCAGGCGCTTCATGGCCCAttcgcgctcctcctccgtgaGGTAgcgggccgtggccgggCTGTTGGGGAGCGCGAGGAAGGCAATggctccggcggcgatggtctACTGCCATCAGTGTCCGCTCCATCCGGCGCGGTACAATGCCTAGAACCAAACTCACCAGGAGGCCCTCGATGATAAATATCCACCGCCAGCCTTCGAGTCCGCCTCGGGGTCCAATGGCGGACAGCCCCCTAGCGAGCAGGCCTGCGCCCATATATCATCAATCTCGCGGACCAGGACAATCGAGGAGTCGGCAAACTAGACTCACCTCCAAAGGCGCCTGAtagcgacgccgccgtgtaGAAGATGCCGATgcgcagcgccagctcgccgcgcgtATACAGCCCCGACAGGTACAGCACCATGccgggcagcaggccgccctcggtcacgccgaggacggcgcgcacggcgacgaagctGGCGTAGCCGCGCACGAAGCCCAAGCACATGGTGACGAGGCCCCAGGCGGCCGTCAGGCAGGGGAGCCATATCTTGGGCGAGACCTTTTTTAGGACGAGGTTGCTCGGGAGTTCGCTgcgagacggggcggcggcggcgcgagagaGCGGTCAGCGGGTGGGCTTGTGCGCCAGAGAGTGTACGAGCGAGGGGGCGCGTCCGCACCTGGCAATGTAGGTGGCGTAAaagacggcgaggccctgcgTGTACTGCAGGTCGCTGATGCCCAGGTCCTTTTCGAGGCCGATGATCTTGGCGTTGCCGACGTTGGTCCTGTCGAGGAACGagcagaggaagaggagcgcCAGCACGGGGAGGACCCTACAATCACATCACACACAATCGCGGTCAGCGCTGGTACTACGGAGCGGGCGGCTTCCCACGCAGTTCGCGCGCGACTCCTCCAACTGCTTTGCTTACCTCGTGTCTGTCTTGAGGAGCACGCGGCGGGTGAggtgctcgcggcggcggcgcgcctcgtggTCCTTGGCGTTGAGCTCCGCGTGCTCGGCCTTGGCTTCCATCTCGGAGTCGGACTTGGTGTTCATTGGACAAAGGGGGCCAGTAGCGTCGCACTCTGTCAACGTCTCGGACGGGCAGCGTCGCACGCAGTCTGGGGAAAGGGGGCGGGGACggaggggcggcagcggcggaggagaTCGGGAGGGGCGAGACGTCCCCCTTTaaggcccgcccgccagctgtcACGACAGGAACAGGAGGTTatagtagcagtagtagcagtagcagtacGTAGCAATAGTGCGAGGTGGAAACTAATCCGCCAACCCCAGCCATCGGATCTCAAATctgtgggggagggggcggagaggagaggagaggagccGGGATTTGCGGGGAGAAAGGATAATCATGGTCACCCAGGGGGAGGGGATTAAAGTTGCTGTCAGGAGAGCCACGGAAGCATGTCGATCCGCTGGGGAGGGGACTGTACGGGAAGCTACCATGTTATCACGGCGGGCTgctttggtggtggtggcggtggtggtgatggacaGACTGGT
This sequence is a window from Purpureocillium takamizusanense chromosome 8, complete sequence. Protein-coding genes within it:
- a CDS encoding uncharacterized protein (COG:G~EggNog:ENOG503NYCA~TransMembrane:9 (o12-35i47-68o80-102i151-173o193-214i226-243o249-269i281-304o316-336i)), which gives rise to MNTKSDSEMEAKAEHAELNAKDHEARRRREHLTRRVLLKTDTRVLPVLALLFLCSFLDRTNVGNAKIIGLEKDLGISDLQYTQGLAVFYATYIASELPSNLVLKKVSPKIWLPCLTAAWGLVTMCLGFVRGYASFVAVRAVLGVTEGGLLPGMVLYLSGLYTRGELALRIGIFYTAASLSGAFGGLLARGLSAIGPRGGLEGWRWIFIIEGLLTIAAGAIAFLALPNSPATARYLTEEEREWAMKRLAGNGDDRFDLAREREERFQWSEVRRGVFNVQVWLSSTAYFAILSGLYSFGLFLPTIVNDMHIANNANETQLWTVIPYAVATPVTVLVAFLSDRLKRRGSLMLLVLPVAIVGYAVIANVTAASPRFAMTCLMAIGLYAAVPCVLVWNSNNSAGHYKRATTSALQLAVANCGGFVATFVYPAKEGPYYHKGHTIILGLLCYAWVAVALNVLWCVKINRDKKRGRYDEFAGLGDDRDPEFRMVL
- a CDS encoding uncharacterized protein (EggNog:ENOG503NYCA~TransMembrane:10 (i110-129o135-158i170-191o203-225i274-296o316-337i349-366o372-392i404-427o439-459i)~COG:G) is translated as MCLGFVRGYASFVAVRAVLGVTEGGLLPGMVLYLSGLYTRGELALRIGIFYTAASLSGAFGGLLARGLSAIGPRGGLEGWRWIFIIEGLLTIAAGAIAFLALPNSPATARYLTEEEREWAMKRLAGNGDDRFDLAREREERFQWSEVRRGVFNVQVWLSSTAYFAILSGLYSFGLFLPTIVNDMHIANNANETQLWTVIPYAVATPVTVLVAFLSDRLKRRGSLMLLVLPVAIVGYAVIANVTAASPRFAMTCLMAIGLYAAVPCVLVWNSNNSAGHYKRATTSALQLAVANCGGFVATFVYPAKEGPYYHKGHTIILGLLCYAWVAVALNVLWCVKINRDKKRGRYDEFAGLGDDRDPEFRMVL
- a CDS encoding uncharacterized protein (TransMembrane:6 (i36-57o110-129i136-158o170-191i203-225o285-304i)~EggNog:ENOG503NYCA~COG:G), whose translation is MNTKSDSEMEAKAEHAELNAKDHEARRRREHLTRRVLLKTDTRVLPVLALLFLCSFLDRTNVGNAKIIGLEKDLGISDLQYTQGLAVFYATYIASELPSNLVLKKVSPKIWLPCLTAAWGLVTMCLGFVRGYASFVAVRAVLGVTEGGLLPGMVLYLSGLYTRGELALRIGIFYTAASLSGAFGGLLARGLSAIGPRGGLEGWRWIFIIEGLLTIAAGAIAFLALPNSPATARYLTEEEREWAMKRLAGNGDDRFDLAREREERFQWSEVRRGVFNVQVWLSSTAYFAILSGLYSFGLFLPTIVNDMHIANNANETQLWTVIPYAVATPVTVLVAFLSDRLKRRGSLMLLVLPVAIVGYAVIANVTAASPRFAMTCLMAIGLYAAVPCVLVWNSNNSAGHYKRATTSALQLAVANCGGFVASELSWTVI
- a CDS encoding uncharacterized protein (COG:G~EggNog:ENOG503NYCA~TransMembrane:8 (i110-129o135-158i170-191o203-225i274-296o316-337i349-366o372-393i)); translated protein: MNTKSDSEMEAKAEHAELNAKDHEARRRREHLTRRVLLKTDTRVLPVLALLFLCSFLDRTNVGNAKIIGLEKDLGISDLQYTQGLAVFYATYIASELPSNLVLKKVSPKIWLPCLTAAWGLVTMCLGFVRGYASFVAVRAVLGVTEGGLLPGMVLYLSGLYTRGELALRIGIFYTAASLSGAFGGLLARGLSAIGPRGGLEGWRWIFIIEGLLTIAAGAIAFLALPNSPATARYLTEEEREWAMKRLAGNGDDRFDLAREREERFQWSEVRRGVFNVQVWLSSTAYFAILSGLYSFGLFLPTIVNDMHIANNANETQLWTVIPYAVATPVTGVSLPRLLL